Proteins encoded in a region of the Apostichopus japonicus isolate 1M-3 chromosome 19, ASM3797524v1, whole genome shotgun sequence genome:
- the LOC139960687 gene encoding transcriptional adapter 3-like isoform X1 translates to MRISVTMAEPRECPLQFPKLPCTDQSRPQYTAVVSGSIDEELSSEQLDVLQMELEDILSSVSKRIVMLDTETHALTDWADKKEKKTPGKQGKEESPQVADKRGRPDEKLDKPSKKMKETTGKVGAVQTHVGPGRPKAKSVNQKMQEYEFTDDPLNEPIPPRIIRNDAPDRFWASVEPYCADITQDDIKALDDLIRTSDDDSDLYKIPPLGKHYSLRWATEDLLDEQKEGSKIEKKKSSNSPNDKEVKGLLKKVDNTSADDMCPFGQLTQRLISALVEENIMTPIEDIIMDSAPKDDNGEGSLGNGDKSFYVGRTKILEAKIREELIQQGLLDADEPFLEDLEEDEVLLELEKRQAELKALSAHNRAQKEKLIALTTEQMKKQEIQKKIRAADNETMEAFRRIMAAKQKKRSPTKKEREQAQKALKDREVLLQQLDEL, encoded by the exons ATGCGAATTTCAGTTACAATGGCCGAACCACGGGAATGTCCATTGCAGTTTCCCAAGCTCCCGTGTACAGATCAGTCTCGTCCTCAGTACACTGCGG TTGTTTCAGGGTCGATTGATGAAGAGCTTAGTTCAGAACAGTTGGACGTACTTCAGATGGAGTTAGAGGACATCCTCTCATCAGTTTCTAAGAGGATAGTAATGTTAGATACTGAGACACATGCCCTCACTGATTGGGCagacaaaaaggaaaagaaaacaccAGGAAAACAG GGTAAAGAAGAATCACCTCAAGTGGCAGATAAGAGAGGGAGGCCAGACGAGAAGCTAGATAAACCATCTAAGAAGATGAAGGAAACTACAGGAAAAGTTGGAGCAGTCCAGACCCACGTTGGCCCTGGAAGACCTAAGGCTAAGAGTGTCAAT CAGAAGATGCAGGAATACGAATTCACAGATGATCCCCTGAACGAGCCGATCCCTCCCAGGATCATACGGAACGACGCTCCAGATCGGTTCTGGGCATCGGTTGAACCCTACTGTGCTGACATCACCCAGGATGATATCAAGGCCCTGGATGATCTGATTAGGACCTCGGATGATGACAGTGACCTCTATAAGATTCCTCCTCTCGGCAAACATTACTCCCTCCGGTGGGCTACGGAGGATCTCTTAGACGAACAGAAGGAAG ggagtaaaattgaaaagaagaaaagttccAATTCTCCAAATGacaaagaggtcaaaggtctccTGAAGAAAGTTGATAA CACATCTGCTGATGACATGTGTCCGTTTGGACAGCTGACACAGAGACTGATTTCGGCTTTGGTGGAGGAGAACATCATGACACCCATCGAAGATATCATCATGGACTCGGCACCTAAG GACGACAATGGAGAAGGATCCCTCGGGAACGGAGATAAATCGTTTTACGTCGGACGGACGAAAATACTGGAAGCCAAGATCAGAGAAGAGCTAATTCAACAGG GTCTGCTCGATGCAGACGAACCTTTCTTAGAAGACTTAGAAGAGGACGAGGTTTTACTGGAACTGGAAAAGAGGCAGGCCGAATTGAAAGCCCTTTCCGCTCACAACAGAGCACAGAAGGAAAAACTGATCGCCTTGACAACAGAACAGATGAAAAAACAGGAAATACAGAAGAAGATTCGAGCAGCAGATAATGAG ACGATGGAAGCATTCAGACGCATCATGGCTGCCAAACAGAAGAAACGATCTCCGaccaagaaagaaagagaacaagCTCAGAAGGCTTTGAAGGACAGAGAAGTTCTCTTACAACAACTCGACGAATTATAA
- the LOC139960687 gene encoding transcriptional adapter 3-like isoform X2 gives MRISVTMAEPRECPLQFPKLPCTDQSRPQYTAVVSGSIDEELSSEQLDVLQMELEDILSSVSKRIVMLDTETHALTDWADKKEKKTPGKQGKEESPQVADKRGRPDEKLDKPSKKMKETTGKVGAVQTHVGPGRPKAKSVNKMQEYEFTDDPLNEPIPPRIIRNDAPDRFWASVEPYCADITQDDIKALDDLIRTSDDDSDLYKIPPLGKHYSLRWATEDLLDEQKEGSKIEKKKSSNSPNDKEVKGLLKKVDNTSADDMCPFGQLTQRLISALVEENIMTPIEDIIMDSAPKDDNGEGSLGNGDKSFYVGRTKILEAKIREELIQQGLLDADEPFLEDLEEDEVLLELEKRQAELKALSAHNRAQKEKLIALTTEQMKKQEIQKKIRAADNETMEAFRRIMAAKQKKRSPTKKEREQAQKALKDREVLLQQLDEL, from the exons ATGCGAATTTCAGTTACAATGGCCGAACCACGGGAATGTCCATTGCAGTTTCCCAAGCTCCCGTGTACAGATCAGTCTCGTCCTCAGTACACTGCGG TTGTTTCAGGGTCGATTGATGAAGAGCTTAGTTCAGAACAGTTGGACGTACTTCAGATGGAGTTAGAGGACATCCTCTCATCAGTTTCTAAGAGGATAGTAATGTTAGATACTGAGACACATGCCCTCACTGATTGGGCagacaaaaaggaaaagaaaacaccAGGAAAACAG GGTAAAGAAGAATCACCTCAAGTGGCAGATAAGAGAGGGAGGCCAGACGAGAAGCTAGATAAACCATCTAAGAAGATGAAGGAAACTACAGGAAAAGTTGGAGCAGTCCAGACCCACGTTGGCCCTGGAAGACCTAAGGCTAAGAGTGTCAAT AAGATGCAGGAATACGAATTCACAGATGATCCCCTGAACGAGCCGATCCCTCCCAGGATCATACGGAACGACGCTCCAGATCGGTTCTGGGCATCGGTTGAACCCTACTGTGCTGACATCACCCAGGATGATATCAAGGCCCTGGATGATCTGATTAGGACCTCGGATGATGACAGTGACCTCTATAAGATTCCTCCTCTCGGCAAACATTACTCCCTCCGGTGGGCTACGGAGGATCTCTTAGACGAACAGAAGGAAG ggagtaaaattgaaaagaagaaaagttccAATTCTCCAAATGacaaagaggtcaaaggtctccTGAAGAAAGTTGATAA CACATCTGCTGATGACATGTGTCCGTTTGGACAGCTGACACAGAGACTGATTTCGGCTTTGGTGGAGGAGAACATCATGACACCCATCGAAGATATCATCATGGACTCGGCACCTAAG GACGACAATGGAGAAGGATCCCTCGGGAACGGAGATAAATCGTTTTACGTCGGACGGACGAAAATACTGGAAGCCAAGATCAGAGAAGAGCTAATTCAACAGG GTCTGCTCGATGCAGACGAACCTTTCTTAGAAGACTTAGAAGAGGACGAGGTTTTACTGGAACTGGAAAAGAGGCAGGCCGAATTGAAAGCCCTTTCCGCTCACAACAGAGCACAGAAGGAAAAACTGATCGCCTTGACAACAGAACAGATGAAAAAACAGGAAATACAGAAGAAGATTCGAGCAGCAGATAATGAG ACGATGGAAGCATTCAGACGCATCATGGCTGCCAAACAGAAGAAACGATCTCCGaccaagaaagaaagagaacaagCTCAGAAGGCTTTGAAGGACAGAGAAGTTCTCTTACAACAACTCGACGAATTATAA